CTTGAGGATGATGGGGTTGCGTTTCATGCCTGCATTATAATCATCTACTATCTTTTGTTCTTGCCCGGGTGTTAGTTTTTTCCATTTGGCGCGGGGCTTGCGTTTTTGGGGCATACATTCTTTGTCGGTTGTTTTTTACCTCAGCAGCATCACCTTCTTTGAAATCATTCCCGTGCTGGTGTTGATGCGCACAAAATAAATACCATCGGGCTGAGAACTCAAATCAATTTGAAGATTTGAAGATGAGTTAATTTGAAAATGATTATTGTAGAAAATCTTTTCTCCATATACATTATAGATTTCAATACTCTTCAT
This genomic interval from Bacteroidota bacterium contains the following:
- a CDS encoding T9SS type A sorting domain-containing protein, with the protein product MKSIEIYNVYGEKIFYNNHFQINSSSNLQIDLSSQPDGIYFVRINTSTGMISKKVMLLR